In Paenibacillus ihbetae, the following are encoded in one genomic region:
- a CDS encoding CPBP family intramembrane glutamic endopeptidase, with translation MTLAADDNDQQVGNPRLLRRDDGRLHLFWRILLGWLAFVAGLGLAVVAATAGGSYGLSTLGQQILLAVVTTSVSVPLTYLLRRYADRRPWRGIGLSSPPSGLPYFLLGIGFIVLIMAVSLLLGSALGWLRIVDVHLPVPTLLVILINSMIAFFYEAFPEEITFRGYLYRNLNTRFPRWLALLLQIVLFVMAPIAITAWMVTIGIGTWDLITTEYIISLIVFSAALQLSRLVTNHLWMSIGFHLAWLEMVRYVIVPSSSAIVEVEYLSPLGSYLISIGSVIIGVIFLLIWSIRKDIDWNAIVPDSDPIPEPDQTSALPVEASNGGNEQTS, from the coding sequence ATGACATTAGCTGCGGACGACAACGATCAGCAAGTGGGCAATCCCCGGCTCTTGCGTCGCGATGACGGACGGCTCCATTTGTTCTGGCGCATCCTGTTGGGCTGGCTCGCGTTCGTGGCCGGACTAGGGCTGGCCGTCGTGGCGGCTACCGCGGGCGGCTCCTATGGCTTGTCGACGCTCGGACAGCAGATCCTGCTCGCCGTGGTTACGACATCCGTATCGGTACCGCTGACCTACTTGCTCAGGCGTTATGCCGATCGTCGGCCATGGCGCGGGATCGGGCTCTCTTCTCCGCCGTCCGGGCTCCCATATTTCTTACTGGGGATCGGCTTTATCGTGTTGATCATGGCCGTCTCCCTCCTGCTCGGCAGCGCGCTCGGATGGCTGCGGATCGTCGATGTGCATCTCCCTGTGCCTACACTCCTCGTAATTCTGATCAATTCGATGATCGCCTTTTTCTATGAAGCCTTCCCTGAGGAGATAACCTTCAGGGGATATCTGTACCGCAATCTGAACACCCGGTTTCCCCGCTGGCTTGCGCTGCTCCTCCAAATTGTATTGTTCGTTATGGCCCCGATTGCGATAACGGCTTGGATGGTTACGATCGGTATCGGCACCTGGGATCTCATCACCACAGAATATATCATCAGCTTGATTGTCTTCAGTGCGGCGCTTCAGCTGTCCCGCCTTGTGACAAACCATCTATGGATGAGCATCGGCTTTCATCTCGCTTGGCTGGAAATGGTCCGATATGTGATCGTCCCTTCCAGCTCCGCCATCGTGGAGGTAGAATACTTGTCTCCACTCGGCAGTTATCTCATATCCATCGGCTCGGTTATCATCGGGGTAATCTTCCTGCTGATCTGGTCGATTCGTAAAGACATCGATTGGAATGCCATAGTTCCGGATTCGGATCCGATCCCGGAACCTGATCAAACATCCGCTCTGCCTGTGGAAGCCTCGAACGGAGGCAATGAACAGACGAGCTGA
- a CDS encoding TVP38/TMEM64 family protein: MDWLQHIWTYLKDLDMEQVQRWLKEYSELGPLPGILLPFFEAFLPFLPLIVLVMGNAAAYGLWWGFLLSWIGVCLGSITVFWIARKLGGKLGLLIQKRMPGTQRFFHWIEERGFTPIFILYCFPFTPSSLINIASGISTVSASTFTIAVMAGKSVMIFMVAFIGHDWQGFVQQPWRILVAAIVLWLLWLAGKKMENRYHHSDEQNQPDPKS; this comes from the coding sequence ATGGATTGGCTTCAACACATATGGACCTATTTAAAAGATTTGGACATGGAGCAGGTGCAGCGTTGGCTCAAGGAATATTCCGAGCTGGGACCGCTCCCGGGGATCCTGCTGCCCTTCTTCGAGGCGTTCCTTCCGTTTCTTCCCTTGATCGTACTGGTTATGGGGAACGCAGCGGCGTATGGACTATGGTGGGGTTTCTTGTTATCGTGGATCGGGGTTTGCCTCGGATCCATCACGGTGTTCTGGATTGCACGCAAGCTTGGCGGTAAGCTGGGGCTGCTGATTCAGAAGCGGATGCCGGGAACACAGCGCTTCTTTCACTGGATTGAGGAAAGGGGCTTCACCCCGATCTTCATTCTATACTGTTTCCCGTTCACTCCGTCCTCGCTGATTAACATTGCTTCCGGAATCAGCACCGTATCGGCAAGCACCTTCACGATTGCCGTCATGGCCGGTAAGTCTGTAATGATCTTCATGGTCGCCTTTATCGGACACGATTGGCAGGGGTTCGTGCAGCAGCCTTGGCGGATTCTGGTCGCAGCCATTGTGCTGTGGCTGCTGTGGCTTGCAGGCAAGAAGATGGAGAACCGGTATCACCACTCGGACGAGCAGAATCAACCTGATCCCAAATCATAA
- a CDS encoding Na+/H+ antiporter subunit A, translated as MSLLHIAVLAPFIVALGIMLLRKPLSRIHAGWAVLPVPIILFTYFLGRIPTIQGGEPQHVRAAWIPSLGIDITLYLDGLSLIFALLISGIGSLVVLYSIFYMDRTKEAVQRFYVYLLLFMGAMLGVVLSDNLLVLYGFWELTSISSFLLIAFWHHRDRSRYGALKSMLITVFGGLAMLAGFIVLYVMTGTFSIREIVASIGTITGEPLFLPAMLLILLGAFTKSAQFPFHIWLPDAMEAPTPVSAYLHSATMVKAGIYLVARFSPVFAGHSWWFWIITITGLTTLMYASLRAIKQTDLKALLAFSTVSQLGLIMSLLGLGSAAAYFGAGPDSVIYAKATTAAIFHLMNHAIFKGALFMVVGIVDHETGTRDLRKLGGLLNLMPITFTVALIGAFSMAGLPPFNGFLSKEMFFTAVLQASQMSFWAAETWGILIPVVAWTASVFTFLYSMILVFKTFTGRYQPEKLEKKPHEAPIGMLIPPVVLASLAIIFGLFPNLLSYSLIEPAMTAIHPALLEPGDTFHVKIEMWHGWTAEIFMTIAIIVIGVVLYKLHGSVGVLNQALTKKFTLNRLYDRGLRALEGGGKSITSTYMTGSVRHYVIYIFAFFILVLGGGLLLIGDIHYGGSGSYAPISFYEAVAIIALVIPVLVLPFVRTRLMAIILTGAAGYMVTLFFVLFRAPDLALTQMIVETVSVMLFLLCFYHLPKLKREKVPMGLKWRNLLISAGVGIVVTLIALAASSGRSFDSIADFFIKESYPSAGGKNIVNVILVDFRGFDTLLEIMVLGIASLGIYALIRVDMGEQLLGQRDPYQEVYLPSRNDVILRTVSKVVIFIVVAFSWYLFSAGHNEPGGGFIGGLMTAAALVLLSMAFGMDVTRNVIPVQFRKVTAVGLLIALLTGIGSLVIGVPFLSHTFGHRELPLLGDTELATAVLFDLGVYLAVVGVTMTIINSIGRDQ; from the coding sequence TTGTCATTGCTGCACATCGCCGTTCTGGCACCTTTTATCGTCGCCCTTGGGATTATGCTGCTGCGTAAGCCCTTGAGTCGAATCCATGCCGGCTGGGCTGTTTTGCCGGTACCAATCATTTTATTTACGTATTTTCTGGGACGAATACCGACCATTCAGGGAGGTGAACCGCAGCATGTACGGGCAGCGTGGATCCCATCGCTCGGCATCGACATTACGTTGTACCTGGATGGTCTCAGCTTGATATTTGCACTTTTAATATCGGGGATCGGTTCCCTTGTGGTCTTGTATTCTATCTTTTATATGGATCGAACCAAAGAGGCCGTCCAGCGCTTCTATGTTTATCTGCTCCTGTTCATGGGGGCTATGCTCGGCGTCGTATTGTCTGACAATCTCCTTGTTTTGTACGGGTTCTGGGAATTGACGAGCATCTCGTCGTTTCTTCTGATCGCCTTCTGGCATCATCGGGACCGTTCAAGATACGGAGCGCTGAAATCCATGCTCATCACGGTGTTCGGCGGGCTGGCCATGCTGGCAGGCTTCATCGTGCTCTACGTGATGACCGGAACTTTCAGCATTCGGGAGATCGTCGCTTCCATTGGAACCATAACGGGAGAACCGCTGTTCCTTCCGGCCATGCTTCTGATTTTGCTGGGGGCATTCACGAAATCGGCCCAGTTCCCGTTCCATATCTGGCTTCCGGATGCGATGGAGGCGCCGACTCCGGTCAGCGCCTATCTTCATTCGGCAACGATGGTTAAGGCGGGCATCTATTTGGTAGCCCGCTTCAGCCCGGTGTTCGCCGGCCATTCATGGTGGTTCTGGATCATCACGATCACCGGCTTGACCACCTTGATGTATGCGTCGCTGAGAGCGATCAAGCAGACGGATCTGAAGGCGCTGCTTGCCTTCTCGACCGTCAGCCAGCTGGGTCTGATCATGAGCTTGCTCGGACTGGGCTCGGCCGCCGCCTACTTCGGCGCAGGTCCGGATTCCGTCATCTATGCCAAAGCGACGACGGCCGCGATCTTTCACTTGATGAACCATGCCATATTTAAAGGCGCGCTGTTCATGGTGGTCGGCATCGTCGACCATGAGACGGGAACGCGAGACCTGCGCAAGCTGGGCGGTTTGCTGAATCTGATGCCGATCACGTTCACTGTGGCATTAATCGGGGCTTTTTCCATGGCGGGATTGCCGCCGTTTAACGGTTTTCTCAGTAAGGAGATGTTCTTTACCGCCGTCCTTCAGGCGTCGCAGATGAGCTTCTGGGCGGCCGAAACCTGGGGAATTCTAATTCCGGTGGTCGCTTGGACAGCAAGCGTGTTCACATTCCTGTACAGCATGATCCTGGTGTTCAAAACCTTCACCGGGAGGTACCAGCCTGAGAAGCTTGAGAAAAAGCCGCACGAGGCCCCGATCGGCATGCTGATTCCGCCGGTTGTGCTGGCTTCGCTGGCGATAATCTTCGGCCTGTTCCCGAATCTGCTGTCCTACTCGTTGATCGAGCCTGCAATGACGGCGATCCATCCCGCACTGCTGGAGCCCGGGGACACCTTCCACGTTAAGATCGAAATGTGGCATGGCTGGACGGCGGAAATTTTTATGACCATCGCGATCATCGTCATCGGTGTCGTGCTCTATAAGCTGCATGGTTCCGTCGGGGTACTGAACCAAGCCTTGACCAAGAAATTTACCTTGAACCGTCTGTACGACCGGGGGCTTCGTGCGCTGGAGGGGGGCGGAAAATCGATAACGTCCACGTATATGACCGGATCGGTTCGTCATTATGTTATCTATATTTTCGCTTTCTTCATCCTCGTTCTGGGCGGAGGATTGCTGCTGATCGGAGATATCCATTACGGCGGCAGCGGCTCGTACGCTCCGATCTCTTTCTATGAAGCCGTGGCCATCATCGCGCTGGTTATTCCTGTGCTGGTGCTGCCTTTCGTTCGCACGCGTCTGATGGCCATCATCCTGACCGGGGCGGCAGGTTATATGGTCACGTTGTTCTTCGTGCTGTTTCGGGCACCGGACCTGGCGCTTACGCAGATGATTGTCGAGACGGTATCGGTCATGCTGTTCTTGCTCTGTTTCTATCATTTGCCGAAGCTGAAGCGGGAGAAGGTCCCGATGGGATTGAAATGGAGGAATCTATTGATCTCGGCCGGCGTCGGGATCGTCGTCACACTGATTGCGCTGGCTGCGAGCAGCGGCCGCTCATTCGATTCCATCGCCGATTTCTTCATTAAGGAGAGCTATCCATCCGCGGGCGGCAAGAACATCGTTAACGTCATACTCGTGGATTTCCGCGGATTCGATACGCTGCTTGAAATCATGGTGCTTGGCATCGCTTCGTTAGGCATCTATGCGTTGATCCGGGTAGATATGGGTGAGCAATTGCTTGGACAGCGTGATCCCTACCAGGAGGTTTACCTGCCTAGCAGAAACGACGTCATCCTGCGCACGGTGTCGAAGGTCGTTATTTTCATCGTAGTCGCCTTCTCCTGGTATCTGTTCAGTGCCGGGCACAACGAGCCGGGCGGCGGATTTATCGGCGGATTAATGACGGCGGCGGCGCTTGTCCTGCTGTCCATGGCATTCGGCATGGACGTGACGCGGAATGTCATCCCGGTTCAATTCCGGAAGGTAACGGCTGTGGGACTTCTCATCGCACTACTGACAGGCATCGGTTCGCTGGTGATTGGCGTGCCGTTCCTTAGCCATACGTTTGGGCACCGTGAACTGCCACTGCTAGGAGATACCGAGCTTGCGACGGCTGTTCTGTTTGATCTCGGGGTTTATCTGGCTGTTGTAGGCGTCACCATGACCATCATCAATTCGATCGGGAGGGATCAATAA
- a CDS encoding DUF402 domain-containing protein, translating into MPKGKSILERKIRYDATVVDHRCKLLKAEGSTVILMHQNEQSFSMEAGAKELTISKGVLTFAYYWIDRPYNLYYWRDANGQELGAYFNIVRNTHVSEEAVSFEDLIIDVLVLPEGEYFILDQDELPEPLHQFEGGLVQEALHMLLDHKDCILREAAAETERLWHEIWG; encoded by the coding sequence ATGCCTAAAGGGAAGAGCATTCTTGAACGGAAAATACGCTATGATGCTACCGTGGTTGATCACCGCTGCAAGCTTCTGAAAGCGGAGGGCAGCACGGTCATCCTTATGCATCAAAACGAACAATCGTTCTCGATGGAGGCCGGTGCGAAGGAGCTTACGATATCCAAGGGAGTTCTAACCTTTGCCTACTATTGGATAGATCGGCCCTATAACTTGTATTATTGGAGGGATGCAAACGGGCAGGAGCTGGGTGCGTATTTCAATATTGTCAGAAATACGCATGTGTCCGAGGAGGCGGTATCCTTCGAGGATTTGATTATCGATGTGCTGGTGCTTCCTGAAGGGGAATATTTTATTTTGGATCAAGACGAGCTGCCTGAACCGCTGCATCAATTTGAGGGCGGGCTCGTGCAGGAAGCGCTGCATATGCTGTTGGACCATAAAGATTGCATCCTTCGGGAAGCTGCTGCGGAGACCGAGCGGCTGTGGCACGAAATATGGGGCTAA
- a CDS encoding DedA family protein: protein MDTLLNFIEQIGHYALFLVLCLGVIGLPVPNEVVAMTGGALAASEILAPFPSFVMIYLGVCSGATVGFMLSRFTASRLLERFGDRKSIRQFLDVSERLTRQYGNYAICISAFLPILRNVTPYAVGMKGMPYRKFALFSYSASLLWTVGYFSLGMYVGDQVVDHIGALINRYGYYLAGVVAVLAVVLILILSRRRNKRLKVDKEVQIHG, encoded by the coding sequence GTGGACACGCTGCTTAATTTTATCGAACAAATCGGGCATTACGCATTATTTCTCGTCTTATGCCTTGGAGTTATCGGTCTGCCTGTGCCGAACGAGGTCGTTGCGATGACGGGCGGTGCGCTGGCCGCATCCGAAATACTAGCGCCATTCCCTTCATTCGTGATGATTTATCTGGGGGTATGCTCCGGGGCTACCGTAGGCTTTATGCTCAGCCGCTTTACGGCTAGCCGGCTGCTGGAGCGGTTTGGGGACAGGAAGAGCATCCGGCAGTTCCTGGACGTCTCCGAACGGCTGACCCGCCAGTACGGCAATTATGCGATCTGCATCAGCGCGTTTCTGCCGATTCTCCGTAACGTGACTCCCTATGCGGTTGGCATGAAAGGGATGCCTTACCGGAAATTTGCGCTTTTTTCCTATTCGGCATCATTGCTGTGGACCGTCGGCTATTTCTCCTTGGGCATGTACGTCGGCGATCAAGTGGTTGATCACATCGGTGCACTCATTAACCGTTACGGATATTACCTGGCCGGGGTGGTAGCTGTGCTCGCTGTGGTTCTCATCCTGATCTTGTCAAGACGAAGAAACAAACGCTTAAAGGTCGACAAAGAGGTTCAGATCCACGGTTAG
- a CDS encoding Na(+)/H(+) antiporter subunit F1 has product MINGILIASLIILSLAILACLYRLIKGPSMNDRIMSLDTIGILLLSIIAVLCMLFRTSVYVDIILLIGILTFIGTTALARYIERGDVIDR; this is encoded by the coding sequence ATGATCAACGGCATACTGATTGCTTCGCTCATCATTTTGTCGCTGGCGATTCTCGCCTGTCTGTACCGGCTGATCAAGGGACCTTCCATGAACGACCGGATCATGTCGCTGGACACGATCGGCATTCTGCTGCTCTCGATCATCGCAGTGCTCTGTATGCTGTTCAGGACCTCGGTATATGTCGATATTATCCTGCTGATCGGGATATTAACATTTATCGGAACGACCGCGCTGGCCAGATACATTGAGAGGGGTGATGTCATTGACCGCTGA
- a CDS encoding Na+/H+ antiporter subunit D, with translation MNNIIVLPLLIPLVTAVLLIFCAKNIRLQRWMSAISIAMNVLVALFIVYQVDTQGIQTLHMGGWLPPHGIVFVADMLAALLVLMTLLVAAACLFYAFRSIGEEREKHYFYTFFQFLLAGVIGSFLTGDLFNLFVCFEVMLISSYALIVLGGTKRQLRETLKYMLINIISSTLFVAAVAYLYGTVGTLNMAHLSLRVAEVQQEGILSVIGILFLIVFALKAGLFLFFWLPGSYNAPPAAVTALFGALLTKVGLYAIIRTFTLIFYHETGGIHAIIGWMAAATMILGGLGAVAYKDIGRVLNYNIVISVGLIAFGIATASEASLNGAVFYLLHDMAAKALLFILGGMIITSAGTAKLGEMGGLMKRYPWIGWMFFIALLALVGIPPLSGFLGKVLILQGGLQEGHYWLSGIGLLSSLLVLYSLIKVFMGAFWGDSTARGDQQTINIPRTAYGAAIGLTLIVMLMGIGSEWVYSYTSQAGAVLTDPSLYINAVLKE, from the coding sequence ATGAATAATATAATTGTCCTTCCGCTGCTGATCCCGCTGGTCACCGCCGTTCTTCTTATCTTCTGTGCGAAGAACATTCGCCTTCAGCGCTGGATGAGTGCAATCAGCATTGCAATGAATGTGCTTGTTGCTCTGTTCATCGTATATCAGGTGGACACTCAAGGCATCCAGACGCTTCATATGGGCGGATGGCTTCCGCCGCACGGCATCGTGTTTGTGGCGGATATGCTTGCAGCTTTGCTGGTGCTGATGACGCTTCTTGTAGCGGCTGCCTGTCTGTTCTACGCCTTTCGCAGCATCGGGGAGGAGCGGGAAAAGCATTATTTTTATACGTTTTTTCAGTTTTTGCTTGCCGGTGTCATCGGTTCGTTTCTGACCGGGGATCTGTTCAACTTGTTCGTCTGCTTCGAGGTGATGCTGATCTCCTCCTACGCGCTGATCGTTCTTGGGGGCACCAAGCGTCAGCTGCGGGAAACGCTCAAATACATGCTGATCAACATTATCTCATCCACGCTATTCGTTGCTGCCGTTGCGTATTTGTACGGCACGGTCGGCACGTTGAACATGGCCCATCTCTCCCTGCGCGTAGCCGAGGTGCAGCAGGAGGGCATTCTGTCGGTGATCGGCATCCTGTTCCTGATCGTGTTCGCATTAAAGGCCGGATTGTTCCTGTTCTTCTGGCTGCCGGGCTCGTATAACGCCCCTCCGGCCGCAGTGACAGCGCTGTTCGGTGCTCTTCTGACGAAGGTCGGCCTATACGCCATTATCCGGACCTTCACCCTGATCTTCTACCACGAAACCGGCGGCATCCATGCGATCATCGGATGGATGGCGGCTGCGACGATGATTCTGGGAGGACTCGGGGCGGTTGCGTACAAAGACATCGGCCGCGTCTTGAACTATAACATTGTGATCAGCGTCGGTCTTATCGCATTTGGGATCGCCACGGCCAGCGAGGCATCGCTGAACGGCGCGGTGTTCTACCTGCTGCATGACATGGCAGCCAAGGCGCTGCTGTTCATTCTTGGAGGCATGATCATTACGAGTGCCGGCACGGCCAAGCTGGGCGAGATGGGCGGGTTGATGAAGCGATATCCTTGGATCGGCTGGATGTTCTTCATCGCCCTGCTTGCGCTCGTTGGCATTCCGCCGCTCAGCGGATTTTTGGGGAAAGTGTTGATTCTCCAAGGCGGCTTGCAGGAAGGACACTACTGGCTCAGCGGCATTGGGCTTCTGTCCAGCCTGCTCGTGCTGTATTCGCTCATCAAGGTGTTCATGGGCGCGTTCTGGGGCGATTCCACGGCCCGCGGGGATCAGCAGACGATCAACATTCCTCGCACGGCATACGGTGCGGCAATCGGCTTAACGCTGATTGTCATGCTGATGGGTATCGGCTCCGAGTGGGTATATTCGTATACTTCCCAGGCAGGAGCGGTGCTGACGGATCCGTCCCTGTACATTAACGCCGTATTAAAGGAGTAG
- the mnhG gene encoding monovalent cation/H(+) antiporter subunit G, whose amino-acid sequence MSRIGEFLIAIMVLIGALLGALSAFGLVRLPDVYMRSHAATKSATLGVLMILAGAFLYFALYLDHISIKLLLGIVFVFITGPVAGHLNGRAAYRSGVSLWEGSVHDDLKPVLRREREQLQAGKSESGERVKDV is encoded by the coding sequence ATGAGCAGGATCGGTGAATTCCTGATTGCTATTATGGTGCTTATCGGTGCACTGCTAGGCGCTTTAAGCGCCTTTGGCCTGGTACGGCTGCCGGACGTGTATATGCGTTCCCATGCCGCTACGAAGAGCGCTACGCTCGGCGTTCTGATGATCTTGGCCGGCGCCTTTCTGTATTTTGCTCTCTATCTGGACCATATCAGCATTAAGCTTCTTCTGGGGATCGTGTTCGTGTTCATTACCGGCCCGGTGGCTGGCCATCTGAACGGACGGGCAGCTTATCGTTCCGGCGTGTCCCTGTGGGAAGGGAGCGTCCATGACGATTTGAAGCCCGTGCTGCGGCGTGAACGGGAGCAGCTGCAAGCCGGAAAATCCGAATCCGGCGAGAGGGTCAAGGATGTGTAA
- a CDS encoding Na(+)/H(+) antiporter subunit C, whose translation MELYMSLAIGILFAVGVYQILSKSLLRIILGTNLLTHGVHLLLLTMSRLKTGAAPLLGEEASSYVDPVPQALILTSIVISFGVTSFFFVLAYKAYQRLGTDNMEELRGKDDE comes from the coding sequence GTGGAATTATACATGTCGCTGGCCATTGGCATTCTTTTTGCGGTCGGTGTGTACCAGATCTTGTCCAAAAGCCTCCTGCGCATCATATTAGGAACGAACCTGCTGACCCATGGAGTCCACCTGCTTCTGCTGACGATGTCGCGTTTGAAGACCGGCGCAGCTCCCTTGCTGGGCGAAGAGGCTTCCTCCTATGTGGATCCCGTGCCGCAGGCGCTCATTCTGACATCCATCGTGATCAGCTTCGGGGTCACTTCCTTCTTCTTCGTTTTAGCCTACAAGGCATATCAGCGCCTGGGCACGGACAATATGGAAGAGCTAAGGGGGAAGGACGATGAATAA
- a CDS encoding VOC family protein gives MGTLKPYLISTNAREQADFYLNSLGGKIVSLTTHEEAMGTQSELKDKVMHMCLNLAGDNYIFMADAIEPSSPGTDIYLSIDYNNIAEASEAFRKLAEGGKVNYPFELQPFGIYLGEVRDKYGVQWMITSETKTDAT, from the coding sequence ATGGGTACGCTGAAGCCATATCTCATTTCCACTAATGCCAGGGAACAGGCGGATTTCTATTTGAACTCGCTTGGCGGAAAGATCGTGTCCCTTACAACGCATGAAGAGGCAATGGGCACGCAGTCCGAACTGAAAGACAAGGTAATGCATATGTGTCTGAATCTTGCCGGCGATAATTACATTTTCATGGCGGATGCCATCGAGCCGTCCTCCCCCGGTACCGACATCTATTTGTCCATAGATTACAATAATATAGCCGAAGCCAGTGAGGCCTTCCGGAAGCTTGCTGAGGGAGGAAAAGTGAATTATCCGTTCGAGCTGCAGCCGTTCGGCATCTATTTGGGCGAGGTACGGGACAAGTATGGCGTGCAATGGATGATTACCTCAGAGACCAAGACGGATGCGACATAG
- a CDS encoding GNAT family N-acetyltransferase, with product MNSIQDKTDWKQLSEFLARMNRLKQHHVGYCGEQEEEIYGALMEDFAEGGGRGQRFTVYASEGRIIGALGFQVDEEDRSAEVWGPFIDAGQAEWAPLANRLWREGLSRLDAVVDTLYGFYNMENVNCTNFMAEIGAERSGLHTILKSRGKAGVNWTSDSPLVDSTGVEDITPELEAEFLKLHAMSFPGTYYGGKEILNRLNGDRRLFTAVEHGELAGYVYVEAEPEFREGSIEYIAVSSDFQRRGYGKKLLARALRYLFGNVGTEEISLCVSRDNIGAIRLYESMGFDTEHQLAAFVLKVEGISPTQEQDRIAATSERS from the coding sequence ATGAATTCCATTCAGGACAAGACCGATTGGAAGCAGTTATCAGAATTTCTGGCCCGGATGAATCGACTCAAACAGCACCATGTCGGCTATTGCGGGGAACAGGAAGAGGAGATCTACGGCGCATTGATGGAGGACTTTGCTGAGGGGGGCGGCCGCGGACAGAGATTCACGGTCTATGCGAGTGAAGGCCGGATCATAGGAGCGCTCGGCTTCCAAGTGGATGAAGAGGACCGTTCGGCAGAAGTATGGGGACCCTTCATCGATGCCGGGCAGGCCGAATGGGCTCCGTTGGCGAATCGGTTATGGAGAGAGGGATTGTCCAGGCTGGATGCAGTGGTGGATACTCTGTACGGTTTTTATAATATGGAGAATGTTAACTGTACTAACTTCATGGCTGAAATAGGTGCTGAACGTTCAGGGCTTCATACCATTCTGAAATCAAGAGGCAAAGCAGGTGTAAATTGGACTTCGGATTCCCCCCTAGTCGATTCAACCGGTGTGGAGGATATTACGCCGGAATTAGAGGCTGAATTCCTTAAGCTGCATGCGATGTCCTTTCCCGGTACCTACTATGGAGGGAAGGAGATTTTGAACCGGCTGAACGGGGACCGAAGGCTGTTCACGGCGGTGGAACACGGGGAGCTTGCAGGATACGTTTATGTGGAAGCTGAACCTGAGTTTAGGGAAGGCAGTATTGAGTACATCGCCGTTTCGAGTGATTTCCAGCGAAGAGGATACGGGAAGAAGCTGCTGGCGAGAGCGCTCCGATATTTGTTCGGGAACGTAGGCACGGAGGAAATTTCGCTCTGCGTGAGCCGGGACAATATCGGCGCCATCCGGTTATATGAAAGCATGGGCTTCGATACGGAGCATCAGCTTGCGGCATTTGTCCTTAAGGTTGAAGGAATATCCCCGACACAGGAACAGGACCGGATTGCAGCGACGTCCGAGAGGAGCTGA
- a CDS encoding Na+/H+ antiporter subunit E: MGQQILLNIVIAVLWMFLKDEPTPQQFIVGYIIGMLMIFLLRRFWPSGFYMRRLWSILLLLLLFFKELFKSSITVIGQILQPKLNVRPGIFAYTTELKSDWEITLLSCLICLTPGTLTLEVSPDGQTLFIHAMDIEDTDELSEQIRGTFERAIKEVTRT; this comes from the coding sequence ATGGGACAACAAATCCTTTTGAATATCGTCATTGCGGTTCTTTGGATGTTTTTGAAAGATGAGCCGACCCCGCAGCAGTTCATTGTCGGCTATATTATAGGCATGCTGATGATCTTCTTGCTGCGGAGATTCTGGCCGAGTGGTTTTTATATGCGGAGGCTGTGGTCGATATTGCTGCTGCTGCTCTTGTTCTTCAAAGAGCTGTTCAAGTCGAGTATCACCGTGATCGGGCAGATTTTGCAGCCGAAGTTGAATGTACGGCCCGGCATCTTTGCATATACGACCGAGCTGAAGTCGGATTGGGAAATCACCTTGCTCTCATGCCTCATATGCTTAACGCCGGGAACCCTTACCCTGGAGGTGTCCCCGGATGGGCAGACCTTATTTATACACGCGATGGACATCGAGGATACCGATGAGCTGTCGGAACAGATCCGGGGAACATTCGAGCGAGCCATTAAGGAGGTGACCCGCACATGA